In Onychostoma macrolepis isolate SWU-2019 chromosome 06, ASM1243209v1, whole genome shotgun sequence, one DNA window encodes the following:
- the gpr61l gene encoding probable G-protein coupled receptor has protein sequence MEKAMPGLMLGLLTNHTIPNDTSGQRSTTKPTPPSMEEVIHSESQIKDLVGLFCMVTLNLAALLGNSGVMVAIARAPHMKKYVFVCHLCAVDLLCAILLMPLGIVSSSPFFSTVAFTVLECQVYIFLNVFLICASILTVTAISIERYYYIVHPMRYEVKMTLNLALGVMVFIWVKSILLALVTLLGWPAYGNQSSIAAAHCSLHWSHSRLRKVFAILFSVLCFLVPSVVIFAVYCNVYKVARTAARQHAPMPTWTANQAKRRSDSINSQTTIITTTRSLPQRLSPERVFGGGKAAITLVIIVGQFLICWLPYFSFHLHMSITTPLQSPGDIEEAVTWLAYSSFAVNPFFYGLLNRQIREELIKLRKCCASRPVELRASSHEGSIQENFLQFLQRTSSTAETTRPSCGNSSPRNNVDQGARLPGQIPEE, from the coding sequence ATGGAGAAAGCCATGCCAGGTCTGATGCTGGGTCTCCTGACCAATCACACAATTCCAAATGACACGTCCGGCCAGCGGAGCACAACCAAGCCTACCCCTCCCAGCATGGAGGAGGTCATCCACTCCGAATCCCAGATTAAGGATCTTGTTGGGCTGTTTTGCATGGTCACCCTTAACCTAGCAGCTCTATTGGGTAACAGCGGAGTCATGGTGGCCATTGCCCGAGCTCCtcacatgaaaaaatatgtgtttgtgtgccaTCTTTGTGCAGTTGACCTGCTTTGCGCTATATTGTTGATGCCTCTCGGGATAGTATCTAGCTCTCCGTTTTTCAGCACTGTAGCATTTACTGTTCTGGAGTGCCAAGTCTACATCTTTCTAAACGTGTTTCTCATCTGTGCCTCTATTCTTACTGTGACCGCCATCAGTATTGAACGCTACTACTACATTGTTCATCCTATGCGATATGAGGTAAAGATGACTCTAAACCTGGCGCTTGGTGTCATGGTCTTCATTTGGGTCAAATCCATCCTGCTGGCGTTGGTTACGCTTCTCGGTTGGCCAGCGTATGGGAATCAGAGCTCCATTGCAGCGGCCCATTGCTCTTTACACTGGAGCCACAGCCGCCTCAGGAAGGTTTTTGCTATTCTCTTCAGCGTGCTTTGCTTCTTGGTTCCCTCTGTAGTGATTTTTGCCGTATATTGCAATGTATACAAAGTCGCTCGAACGGCAGCCCGTCAGCACGCACCGATGCCCACCTGGACGGCCAACCAGGCCAAGCGCCGCTCCGATTCCATTAACAGTCAGACCACTATCATCACCACCACCCGCAGCCTCCCCCAGAGACTGTCTCCTGAGAGAGTTTTTGGGGGCGGAAAGGCTGCTATCACCCTGGTCATCATTGTGGGCCAGTTTCTTATCTGCTGGCTCCCGTACTTCAGCTTCCACCTTCACATGTCCATCACAACTCCGCTTCAGAGCCCAGGGGACATCGAAGAAGCCGTCACGTGGCTAGCGTACTCCTCGTTTGCTGTGAATCCATTCTTCTACGGTCTTCTGAACCGACAGATCCGCGAGGAACTGataaaactgagaaaatgttgCGCCAGTAGACCCGTTGAACTTCGAGCCTCCAGTCACGAAGGTTCCATCCAGGAAAACTTTCTTCAGTTTCTGCAGAGGACCAGCAGCACGGCTGAGACCACCAGGCCCAGTTGTGGCAATTCCAGTCCGAGGAATAATGTGGATCAGGGTGCCAGGTTACCTGGCCAGATCCCTGAGGAATGA